AATACGGTCATTTGAACGTTTTAAGGGTACTTCTGGTGGCAAGCAGTAGGGTTTTTGGCATTGTACTTGTTATTATTTCAACAACAACTGGCTACATCCTTTGTTAAAACGATACGGTTATGGATGTATTTAAGGAAATAATGAACAACGGACCTTTGGGGCTATTGCCCTTTTGGAGTAAAAGTATGGTATTGCTATTGTTTTCGGCAATAGTCTCCACTCTATTCACCATGCTTATTATATTGTTGGTTTACGGTTCCCAAGTATCCATTCAGTTTGGATATTGATGCTATCGATAAATGAGTGCATTCCCAAAATCCTGATTGTCCAACGGCTGGGAGAGATCCAAGGGAAATCCATTGATAATGGCATGGGTAAGCTTCCCTCCTTTCTCGAGGAAAAAGGTTGGGTTTTTTCCTACCACAAGCTTGAAATCAGGTAGTTGAAAGCCTTCCGATGCCAAGTTTATTTTAGAGGGCAATTGTACTTTATCCCCAGGGATATTCAGCATGCGTAAATAGCCAAAACCGGCACGCACCCATTTTTCGTAATCCATTAAACGATCAAAGTTGGACAAACTGGGAACAGCTTGGTCCGTAATCCTGGGAGGGACTACCGTATAACCGGTTGCATCAAAAGTTTTGTAACCGTAATAAGTGGAAAGATCCCCTTGGTCCACAATAACACTTTTATAGTGAAAACCATCATGATGCGCATCGTCAATTTCCTGTCTCTGTATCCCCAAATCCAAAATGTACTCTTCACCATTGAGGACATATGTCAGGTTTTCAATCTTTAAGTCGAACAGCTTTCTATCGTTTCTCGGAATCTCCTCATACCGTTCTATGGGAATGTCCTTGTATGCTCCGGTGGCAATGCCGTACAGTGCGGAAAGTATGGAAACATAGTTCAACTTCCGGATTTCCTGTTTTTCCCGATCATTCACATATCCGCCAGATTCAATAAGGATAAGGCTTGTTCCCCATTTTGCAATATTGTCACCAAAAGCCCTGGGTTCAAAGTCATCACTGTAGCGACCTACCTGTCCCGGAGCATATTTTTGGATAACATCGTTCATATATACAATGGCTTTCATGGCGCGTTCCCTTACCTCATTGATGTCCTTTTCATAATTGTACGCCGTGGCCAGGTAGGATATGGTGGCGGGTTTTGGGGTCCGTTCGGCATTGTAATATCGACTCTGATCATGTAGGTTGAAACCAAAGGTAGCGTCCAAGCTATCCCGAATCCTTTTCAATACCCTACCCTCTGGTGATTGTAGTCGAAGCGCATCCCTATTGATATCTATCCCCAAAGCGTTTCTACGTTGAAACACTTCCGCACCGTCCGGATTTACCATGGGCAAAAAGTGCAATTGGGTATTTGCAAGGATGATCTTACGTTCTTTTTTGAAATCATTCGAATCAAAGAAGTTTAGGATATCAAAAATAGCCTGTGTGGCCGTGGGTTCATCCCCATGCATCTGGGACCATAGAAAAATGGGGGTACCTCCCTTTCCCAAACTGATCAAATTTAAATCCCTACCTTCAATGGATTCCCCAACTTTTTTGACCGTAAACTTGGAATTGGTCCTCAACCGATCAATGAGGGGAGTAAGCTGTGCGTACTTTATTCTCCGCTTGTCCAAAGAGGGTTCTTTATAGTTCCCATAGGTGCTGTAGAGACTTTCGGTAAAATCCTGTGCGCTCAATGATAGGGAATGGACAAGGGACAAAATAAGGACAAAAACTATCTTTTTCAATGGGGTTTTATTTCTGGTACCGGTTTAAAATTAAGTCTTTTGGTGGCTTTTCGTACCTTTTGCATGAAATTATCCCCTGGATCGTTTTTTTTTGTCCGATACCCTTCGTCCACTTCCAGCCATAATTCATGCCCCTCAAATGCCGTGTACTCGTGGTGACCGATCAAATAGTCAATATCATATTTCTTCGCCAGATAATGCACCAGTTTTATGTTGGCTTTTACCTGCGCTTTTGTTAGGGGGAATTCCGGGGTTCCCCCAACGTTTTCCACACCAATGGCACAATGGTTTAAACCGATGACATGCCTGGCCATATAGGTTTCCGGCATTAAGCGATATATGGTACCGTCGCGGTCTACAACAAATTGTGAAGAAACATTTAGGCCACTGACATTTTCAATGTCCGGGCGCCAATTCGGTAAGGTAGGGGCATTAAATGCTTCAAAGGTTTTGTCCAATGTGGGAATAACGGTGTGGTGCAATACAATCATCCTAGGAACAATGGTAATGGAGTCCCTTTCCAACTGATAACGGTCTTTAAGGTATTCCTTTGTCAATTTCACCCGTTGCGCATCAAAAATGATGGGTCTCTCCACAAATGTCATTTCCGTTGAACAGGAGATCAACAGAAATACCAAAATGAAGCCCAAGCGATGCATGGCCCTAATTTAAGAGATTTTCCAACACCAGGACATCCACATTGGTTTCAGCCCATTGTTTTGAAAGATTGTCCGGTACGGGAGTAAAAACATAAGTAAAGGAACTCAATAGAATATCCATGTCCCCATCAGCGTCCACATCTCCTTTATCCATCAAAAACCACCTTCCCTGGTTGGGATGCTCCAAAATTTTTGTGCGAAACCGATAGGCATCCGCTTCCTCATTTTCCAAATAGACAAATGTGAGCTGAGGAGCCCTATCATAATTTGGAAACGTACTGATCAGTCCGAAGTCAATATCACCATCGGCATCAAAATCATCGGCAATCAAACGTGTAGCGCCATTTAAAGGATAAAAGAACACTTCGGAAAAATTGTTTTGGCCATCATTGAGGTGGATGCGCATTCCATGGTACGGTTTATGTACATAGGACTTATCGGCATTGTCCCCATTTACGGTAACGATATCATCAAAACCATCGTTATTGTAATCCACCAACTCAAACCAACTGCTTCCATACACCGAGCTAAATTCAAGAACCTTTTCCGCCTCAAATACCAGATCTTCTTTTTGGTATAAAATGGTAATGCTTTCCCAAGCCTGGGACGTAATGGTGACCAAATCCAACTTCCCGTCCCGATCCATGTCCTTCGCAATGGTCCTGATGCATCCGGGCAGATTTAACAGTACTTTCTTGTCATACACACCCGTATCTTTTTGAACCAACAGGGACAATCGACCTGTTTCATTTCCAAATTCGGAGACAACCATTTCCAAAGTTCCGTCCCCATTTAAATCCTCGACCAAATTATGGACCGGTCTATGGAAGGCATGGTTCAAGGCAAGGGTGTCTTTTCCTTGCTTGAGGATAATCTTTCCCCTTTCCAGTTCTGAAGGGTCAAGGATGCCCACCTCGGAAATAAACTCTGTGTCCTTGTTTTTGTTATACCAAGTAACGGGAGTTTCCCCTTGAAAAAGCTTTGCAACGCTTTCGGACTGGAAATCATACCGTTTTACACTGCCACTAATATCTCCCAGCACCATGGTATTATCCTCTTCCTCATATTCCAGAAAGGTAAAGAATGCCCCATTTTGGTCGTCCAGTTCCAATATTTTGGGCCTAAAACCGGAGAGCAGTTCCTGTTTTGGCAATGGTGTTTCGGGAAGTTGCTCCGGTGCCAGTGAAATCACATAATTTTGTAACGCGATCCAGTCATTAAGTTTTATCTCAGGTCGAAAACCTGTTTTTGCCTGATCGGGAGCTTCATAGAGTTCTTTGATCTTCATTCGGGACTCCATATCGGGTAAAACGTAATTCTCCCAAATGTCCTTGGGCAAGTTTCCGATCTCAGGGGCCAGATGACAACTGGCACAATAGTTTTCGTACAGGACAACTTCCCGTTTTTCAGGTTCTGGGGCACAGGAAAACAATATTGTAACCAGCAAAAGGGAAACGACCATTCTTAGGGCCAAGGTATTATTGCACATAAGGTATGTTTTGATTTTTTGGGTATTAAGGTAATGGGACATAGGTCGCATCATTTGGCATCATGGGAAATTCCTTTCTCCTCCAAGCTTCTTTGGCACTGGCTATTTTTTCTTTTGATGAAGCCACAAAATTCCAGAATATGTGCCGTTCCTCGGGGAAGGGAATTCCACCAAAAAGGAGGATATGGGAATTGGGCCATAAGGAAATGGAACAGGTATCTTCCACTTTGGAAACCAAAATATGCCCTTTTTCAATCTGTTCCCCGCATGCTTGTATTCCACCTTCCACAATACAGATGCCGATTTCCCCCTTCAGTTCATCCTTTACTTGGAAATCATAGGAGTCAATGTTTTTTATTTCCACCATAAATAGTTCCGAATGTACGGGTACCGGGGACTTTCTGCCATAGCCCTCCCCTGCTACCAGCGTAAATTTTGCGGAACCATCATGCCAACTGGGCAACTCATGACCTGGGATATGGTGGAACTCCGGTTCCATCTCCTCCAAGTGCTTGGGTAAGGCTACCCAAATCTGATAGCCATGGGCCGTAAAGCTCCTACCATTCCGAAGATGTTCCGGAGTACGTTCGGTATGGGAGACACCCTTTCCGGCGGTCATCCAGTTCACGGACCCTGGTTGAATCAACTGTTTGGAGCCCATACTGTCCTCGTGCATTAGCGCTCCTTCCAGCATATACGTCAAAGTAGAAAGTCCAATATGTGGATGTTGGTCCACATCCATATAAGTTGTTGGGCCCAATTTTGTAGGTCCCATATGATCAATAAAAATAAAGGGGCCTATCATTCGTTTTTTGCGAAAAGGAATCAATCGACCTACCAGAAAATCGCCAATATCACGACTTCGTTCTTCAATGATCAAACCTAAGTTGGACATGATTTTAATAGTTATATTTAGGTTCTGAAAAATACAACAAATACCGCTCCTTGTCCATGAAATGGTTTAAAAGAATCCTGTTTTTACTCGCTATCATTATCGTTCTGGTAATTGTCGAAAATTATCCCAAGCTCACCATTATTTCTGGCTATGCTTCTAAGTATATGGCCTCCAGTGTTTTGGTTGGAGATAGAATGCCTGCTTCCATCAATACCGTGGATTTGGACATTCCTTTGGTGAATTTGGCCACTACGGAGTTTGTAGACGATAGTGGATTTGCCATGTCGAATGTGTACGGCCTACAGGAACGGAAAGCTATAGACCGAAAGGGTCTTGGGGCCGTACTGGTCAATAAGGACTATGAGGACGGTGAACCTTATTTGCAACCCAACAGACAACAAAGATTTGATTCCCTACCCTACCCCCTTGGCCACTTGGCCCCCAAAGATTCCATATTTCCCGAAATTGACTATGATAAACTGAACCAGGCCGTGGCATTACCTTTTGGAAATCCGGAAGTCCAAAAAACACGAACCCTATTGGTACTGTACAAAGGACAGCTTTTACATGAACGCTATGTGGAAGGTTTTGACGCCACTACCCCAATTTTGGGTTGGTCCATGACCAAAAGTGTTTTAGCAACCTTATATGGTGTTTTGGAACATCAGGGAAAACTGCAAATGGATTTGCCCGCCCCCGTTGCCGAGTGGGAAAATGATGAACGCAAAAACATTACGCTAAACCATCTGTTGCGGATGCAGAGCGGATTAAAGTGGGAAGAAGACTATGGCAAAATCTCCGATGTTACCAAAATGTTGTTCCTGGAAAGTGATATGACAGCGGCACAAAAAGCGAAGGAGGCCATTGCGGCACCCACGGAAATCTGGAATTATTCTTCCGGGACAAGCAATCTGTTGTCCGGAATCCTTAGAGAACAGTTCGCAACCCATCAAGCGTATCTCAATTTTCCGTATGCTTCCTTAATTGATAAAATTGGTGCCCATTCCATGCTCATTGAAGCCGATTTGGAAGGCAATTATGTGGGCTCCTCATATGGATGGGCCAGTACAAGGGACTGGGGCCGCTTGGGACAACTTTACCTAAATAAGGGACAATGGAAGGATGAACAACTCTTTGCTCCGGAATGGGTCGATTATATCACTGAGCCCACGGCGCATTCCGATGGAACCTACGGAGCACATTTTTGGTTGAATTCCGGTGGAATTTACCCTGATGTTCCCAAAGACCTGTATTCCATGAATGGGTATCAAGGTCAATACGTCTTTATGATTCCTTCAAAGCATTTGGTGGTAGTACGGACAGGACTGGCAGAATTTCCGGAATTCGATATCAATGGCTTTCTTTCCACCCTGGTCAGTGCCATAGAATAAAGGGGGAAATTTAACCCTGATTTCATTTTTGCCTTGCCACACCACAAAACAAGGGGCGTTCACAACAATAATTTCCGTAAGGAAGGCTCTAGTGGTACATTTACATCATAATATTAAAGCAAGTAAATTTTTTCATTTTCATATAGTGTTCTCGTTAAAAGGGCCTTAGTTTAAACGCTAGGGTCCTTTTTAGTTGGTAGCACTATAGTTTACATTTCAGGCAAAAAAACCTGTTGTACCGATTCCCCATTTTAGCAGAACCACCTAAGGAATCCATTTGTCCTTGCCAAAATTTGGTTTTCGTTTTTCTAAAAAAGCATTTCTTCCTTCTATGGCCTCATCGGTCATATACGCCAAACGTGTGGCCTCTCCCGCGAATACCTGTTGTCCTACCATACCATCATCCGTGAGGTTCATGGCAAACTTCAACATTTTAATGGAAGTTGGCGATTTCGCCAGAACCTCCTGTGCCCATTGGTAGGCCGTAGCTTCCAACTCCCCATGTGGGACAACGGCATTGACCATCCCCATTTCATAGGCTTCCTGGGCCGAATAATTACGCCCCAAAAAAAAGATTTCCCTTGCTTTTTTCTGTCCCACCATTTTAGCCAAATAGGCAGATCCATATCCCCCATCAAAACTGGTCACATCGGCATCGGTCTGTTTAAATATGGCATGCTCCTTACTGGCCAAGGTCATATCACAGACCACGTGTAGGCTATGTCCTCCACCTACGGCCCAGCCCGGGACTACGGCAATGACCACCTTGGGCATAAAGCGAATTAACCGTTGTACTTCCAAAATGTTCAGACGATGGTATCCATCTTCCCCTACGTAGCCTTGATGTCCCCTGGCCTTTTGATCACCACCACTGCAAAACGCCCAACCCCCGTCCTTGGGTGAGGGCCCCTCCCCAGAAAGGAGAACAACCCCTATTGAGGTATCCTCCTGGGCATCATAAAATGCGCGGTACAACTCGCTTGTGGTTTTGGGACGAAAGGCATTGCGGACCTCTGGTCGATTAAAGGCGATACGGGCGACACCCTCACATTTTTTATACGTAATATCTTCAAATTCGATGGCGGTTTGCCAGTTAGGTGCGTCTTTCATTTATTTCAATTGAATTTTAATACTTCCTTGAACAACAAATAGGTGACCACCGCTCCTGCGATTGATAGAAAGTTTCCAACAACAAAGTAGTCATTACTCACTTTTCTTTCTTTATCGCTATCCAATCGTGTCCCTAGTTTTATGGCACCAAATAATACCAAAGCACCTCCCTGCAGGTTTGATAACAACAAAAATGCGAGAAACAACCTTTCCAAAAACCCCTTGAGCCATGAAGTGAACTTTTCCGTATTGTTCGTAATGGGGTTTTTGGGATTCAACCATTTTGAAACGGCATAGAATATAATGATCAAAAATACTTCGACCATGATCCAATAAAGGATTTGATATTTTATATCACTCATTACCTATAATTTGAAAAACAAGCTGTTTTACGATATTGTATTCATCGATTCGCAATGATTTCCCTTTTTTCCATGCACCTGAGCGCGTTTTATAAAGTCCTATTCTTTTAAGATCCTTGTAATCCTTATGCTTTAGAAAGGCCGATACGATCTCAAATTCCGACAGTTTCCATTCAGACTTTATGGATTGATAGAGTTTCATGCACAATCGTAGCTGATCATCCAGGTGTTCGTTTATAGCAATGAAATAGTTATCCCCGGCTTCTTTTGCCGTTGTGAGGGCCTCCCTGGCCCTGGTCAGTCCGGGACCATACATTTCATAAGCAATCTCTTTGTTGATTTCAGTTTCTATTTCCCCAAAGACCAAGGAATATCTAAGCCCATAGGGATAGTGCGCTTCTATGATCTGCTCCTCCAAAAAAAATAGCAGATCAAAAAGGGTTTTGGTGCTATTGACAATACCTTGAAATTCATCACCCAGGGTAATGGTCAATGGTGAAATGATGTGATGGGTAAACTCGGTATTTGCTAATTTTACCAATGCTTTGAATTGGTGCATGAAATCATCATTTTTATTGATGTGACGACTTGAGATAATATCCGCCATTATGATATGATGACTTGCTGCCATTCTTGTTTCTTGTTTTTGGAAATATATGAATTTATTTCCTTTTTATGGAAACAATAAGAGAAATTTCCGCTTTATGGAAATATAGAAACAGGCTTTGGGGCCGTTTACCCCTCTCACCAAAAAGAAGTACGACGGACAGCCATTTAAAGCAACCATCTTGGAAGATTGCCATCAATCTAAAAAGGAATGGCAATGAAAAGGTTTATAGTATTCGTCCTATCGTTCATAATATTTAGCTGTAGTACTGATGATCAAATCAACGCTGAATACTCGGAATATATCACAGGGAACTCAATAGATACGGACATCAATTTTATGCCCGAAGAGATATACAACACCAACGAAACACAAGAACCATCGTTAACACTAAAATTAATTACTGCCGAAGATTTCCCCTGTATTACGTATATTTTATCCACAACGGAATTTACTCGTGGCAATGAAATTATCATACGATTTGATGATATCATCAAACCGGAATGGTGTTTTACTGCCATTGGACCTGCAGTTTCCTATCTTGATTTACCGGAAAACACCAAGAAAGTTACTTTTATCAATGGAAATGTAGTCGATCAATACGCTGTGGAAATCAATCAGGAAAAAGTTTCAATCACACGTATCGAAAAGAACTTTACAACTTCTTTGTACCCCACCACTTTTAGAATTCCAAAAAACTCATTTGCTTACGTTTGTGGCACAAACACGGATAACACCAATATTTACAATGATTTTCTAGCACTATTGGAACAGAATCCGGACTTTGTGGAGTTTGAGTTTGAAGGGGAAGGAAGAATACCCTATCCTGAAAGTTCTGATGGAAATTGGGTCAACCATCCTTCTAGATTCTTCCTATATTCAGATGTTGGGGAATTTGCCAATTTGGCCAATATCCTTACTGACTTTTCATCAGAAAACATTGAAGAAAATTCCGGAGTGACCATTTTAATCCAGGGTTGGAACAATATCATATATGGCAGTTGGATACAAAACTAAAAGCTGTGCAAATACCATATTCCCATTTCCTTTGTTTCCCTTAAAATTTGTTGACCATTACCATTGGAAGGCTAACTTTATATAGCTTTATGTAGGCAACGAGGCATGGTAGCCACTAAATCCTAAGCAGAAAAAACCGGACTATTGTCCAGTTTCCAAGTTTTCAATCATTATGGATATAAACCTTTAGTAGTTATTCATTGAACTCATTTAAAACAAAAAACATGAAAGATTTTATGATGCTGTTCCACAGCGAGCCCGATCCTGATTTTAACCCAACTCCAGCGCAAATAGAAGAAGAGGTCAAAGCCTGGCAAGATTGGATGGACGGAATTGGCGCACAAGGCAAACTCAAAAATCCGGGTGAGGCCCTGGGATTTGAAGGAAAGACCATGCATGCGGATGGAACCATTACCGATGGCCCCTATGCAGAAGTAAAAGAGATTGTGGGAGGTTTTATGATCGTATCGGCAGTTTCCATTGAAGAAACCATCCAACTTAGTAAGGGATGTCCCGTACTGAGTAGCGGCGGCAAAGTGGAAATTAGGGATATTATGGTCCTGGACGGTATGTAATACATCGTGTAACGGTAAGCAATCCTATGGACAACGAACAACTGTCCGAGATATTTAAGTCTGAGTACAGCAACTTGATTGCTGTACTCTGCAATTATTATGGGCTGGCCGATCTGCAATTGGCGGAGGATATTGTATCCGAAACCTTTCTTAGGGCCACAAAGGCCTGGTCCCATAAGGGCATTCCCAACTTTCCAAAAGCATGGCTTCGGAAAGTTGCCCAGAATCTGCTGTACGAACACTACAGAAGAAAAAAAATCTACACGGAAAAAATCATCCCTCAACTGGATGCGGGAAACGGACAAACCAACCCTATCGAGATTACGGACAAAATAATTGAAGACAGTCAGCTTCAGATGCTGTTTGTGCTCTGTGATCCCAAACTCAATAACGAATCCCAGCTTTGTATTGCCCTGCGAATTTTATGTGGTTTCAGTATTGATGAGATTGCCAAGGCGCTTTTATCAAACAGAGAAACCATTACCAAAAGAATATACCGGGCCAAAAAAGCCATTAAAGAACGTAATCGAATTGAAACGAATCTTGCGGCAGACCAATATGTTTCAAGGCTTGACAATGTATTGCGGGTCATTTATCTACTGTTTAACGAAGGGTATTACAGCAGTGTCAATGAAGAAAGTATCCGTCACGAAATATGCTGGGAAGCCCTACGATTGAGTCTTTTCCTGTCTCGGCAAAAAATCTTTCCAAAACCAAAAATATACGCCCTTATCGCCCTAATGTGTTTCCATGCCTCCAGATTGGATGCCAGGACATTCGGGGAACACGGTGATCTTTTGTACCATGAACAAGATAAAGGAAAATGGGACAAGGATTTAATTCAAAAAGGCAGAAAATACCTAAAGCGCTCTGCGGCCGGCAATGAGGTAACCAAGTACCATCTGGAGGCTGCGATCGCTTATTGGCACACCGAGGAAACCAAGGAAAAATGGAATAGCATATTGGCGTTGTACGACCAATTGCTCGCTATAGCATATTCGCCTATCATAGCCATGAATCGGACGTATGCCATGGCCAAAGCAAATTCCGTGGATGAGGCCATTCAAGAAGCCCATAAATTGGAGCTAAAGGAGAACCACCACTATTTCTGTTTGTTGGCCGAACTTTATCGTATGAAGAACAATACGGATATGGAAATGGACTGTTTACACAAAGCCATGGCATTCGCCAACAAGAAAAATGAAAAGGAATTGATCCAGGACAGATTGGAAAAAGCAAGGGGATGACCAGGGGTTTCCTTTGCCGTCCAGTGGGCTTGTCAACGGAAACCATTTTTTGTATCCTGTTACGGAAAATTTAAAATGTCTTCCCTTGTTGAATCATTATCTTTGCCCCGCTAGAAGAGGAACATGGAACCCATTCATTCAAAAACCCTACAGGACTTAGAATTTCCCGCCGTTTTGGAACAACTTGCTGCCCGTTGTACCACGGAATTGGGCAAGGAATCTGCAATGGAACTTGAACCGCTGACCCACCAGGAAACCCTGATGCAACAATTGGGGCAAACCTCGGAATATTTGGCTTCCTTTTCCAATGAAAACCGTATTCCCAACCATGGTTTTGATGCAATCACCAAGGAATTGAAATTACTTCAAATAGAAAATACTGTTTTGGAGGTTTCCGGATTTCGGCGGATTGCCCATTTATGTACTACCATATCCCTGCACAAGAAGTTTTTTAAAGAGTTCAAGGAATACTATCCGCTATTGTTTGCATTCACGGAGGGAATCCAGGAAAACACCTTTATCCCCAACGAGATTGGAGCGGTCATTGACAAATTCGGAGAGATTCGCGATAACGCCTCGGTCGAGTTAAAACGGATTCGTTTGGATATCAATACGGTGCGCGGTAAGATCAATCAAAGTTTTGGCGCTGCCCTTTCCCGTTATCTGTCGGCCGATTTTTTGGACGACATTAAGGAATCCATTGTGGAAAACAGGAGGGTTTTGGCCGTTAAGGCCATGCACCGCCGTAAAGTGAAGGGTACGGTCATGGGAAATTCAAAAACGGGAAGTATCGTATATATTGTTCCCGAAACCACTTTACAGTATAGCACGGAACTTAGCAATCTGGAGTTTGAGGAAAAAGAGGAAATTCGACGCATCCTGTTGGAACTCACCAATGCCATTCGCCCAGAGGCTTCGGCATTGGAAACCTTCCAGTACTTTTTGACCCATATGGATATGACCGCGGCCAAGGCCAAATACGCATCGGAAATGAACGCGCTGTTGCCTGAAATCAGTGCGGAACGAAAACTGATCCTGCGAGACGCCTACCACCCACTGCTGTATTTGACCAACAAACAAAAAAAGGAAAGAACCTGGCCACAGACCATAGAACTACAACAAAACAATCGGATTATCGTGATTTCCGGTCCCAATGCAGGAGGAAAAAGTATTACGTTGAAGACCATTGGGTTACTTCAGGTAATGCTCCAATCCGGACTGTTAATCCCTGTTCATGAAAGGAGCACAGTATGTTTTTTTGATAAGGTCTTGACGGATATTGGTGATAACCAATCCATAGAAAAC
The sequence above is a segment of the Muricauda sp. SCSIO 64092 genome. Coding sequences within it:
- a CDS encoding RNA polymerase sigma factor yields the protein MDNEQLSEIFKSEYSNLIAVLCNYYGLADLQLAEDIVSETFLRATKAWSHKGIPNFPKAWLRKVAQNLLYEHYRRKKIYTEKIIPQLDAGNGQTNPIEITDKIIEDSQLQMLFVLCDPKLNNESQLCIALRILCGFSIDEIAKALLSNRETITKRIYRAKKAIKERNRIETNLAADQYVSRLDNVLRVIYLLFNEGYYSSVNEESIRHEICWEALRLSLFLSRQKIFPKPKIYALIALMCFHASRLDARTFGEHGDLLYHEQDKGKWDKDLIQKGRKYLKRSAAGNEVTKYHLEAAIAYWHTEETKEKWNSILALYDQLLAIAYSPIIAMNRTYAMAKANSVDEAIQEAHKLELKENHHYFCLLAELYRMKNNTDMEMDCLHKAMAFANKKNEKELIQDRLEKARG
- a CDS encoding M14 family zinc carboxypeptidase codes for the protein MKKIVFVLILSLVHSLSLSAQDFTESLYSTYGNYKEPSLDKRRIKYAQLTPLIDRLRTNSKFTVKKVGESIEGRDLNLISLGKGGTPIFLWSQMHGDEPTATQAIFDILNFFDSNDFKKERKIILANTQLHFLPMVNPDGAEVFQRRNALGIDINRDALRLQSPEGRVLKRIRDSLDATFGFNLHDQSRYYNAERTPKPATISYLATAYNYEKDINEVRERAMKAIVYMNDVIQKYAPGQVGRYSDDFEPRAFGDNIAKWGTSLILIESGGYVNDREKQEIRKLNYVSILSALYGIATGAYKDIPIERYEEIPRNDRKLFDLKIENLTYVLNGEEYILDLGIQRQEIDDAHHDGFHYKSVIVDQGDLSTYYGYKTFDATGYTVVPPRITDQAVPSLSNFDRLMDYEKWVRAGFGYLRMLNIPGDKVQLPSKINLASEGFQLPDFKLVVGKNPTFFLEKGGKLTHAIINGFPLDLSQPLDNQDFGNALIYR
- a CDS encoding SatD family protein, whose translation is MAASHHIIMADIISSRHINKNDDFMHQFKALVKLANTEFTHHIISPLTITLGDEFQGIVNSTKTLFDLLFFLEEQIIEAHYPYGLRYSLVFGEIETEINKEIAYEMYGPGLTRAREALTTAKEAGDNYFIAINEHLDDQLRLCMKLYQSIKSEWKLSEFEIVSAFLKHKDYKDLKRIGLYKTRSGAWKKGKSLRIDEYNIVKQLVFQIIGNE
- a CDS encoding YciI family protein; amino-acid sequence: MKDFMMLFHSEPDPDFNPTPAQIEEEVKAWQDWMDGIGAQGKLKNPGEALGFEGKTMHADGTITDGPYAEVKEIVGGFMIVSAVSIEETIQLSKGCPVLSSGGKVEIRDIMVLDGM
- a CDS encoding 1,4-dihydroxy-2-naphthoyl-CoA synthase; this encodes MKDAPNWQTAIEFEDITYKKCEGVARIAFNRPEVRNAFRPKTTSELYRAFYDAQEDTSIGVVLLSGEGPSPKDGGWAFCSGGDQKARGHQGYVGEDGYHRLNILEVQRLIRFMPKVVIAVVPGWAVGGGHSLHVVCDMTLASKEHAIFKQTDADVTSFDGGYGSAYLAKMVGQKKAREIFFLGRNYSAQEAYEMGMVNAVVPHGELEATAYQWAQEVLAKSPTSIKMLKFAMNLTDDGMVGQQVFAGEATRLAYMTDEAIEGRNAFLEKRKPNFGKDKWIP
- a CDS encoding pirin family protein gives rise to the protein MSNLGLIIEERSRDIGDFLVGRLIPFRKKRMIGPFIFIDHMGPTKLGPTTYMDVDQHPHIGLSTLTYMLEGALMHEDSMGSKQLIQPGSVNWMTAGKGVSHTERTPEHLRNGRSFTAHGYQIWVALPKHLEEMEPEFHHIPGHELPSWHDGSAKFTLVAGEGYGRKSPVPVHSELFMVEIKNIDSYDFQVKDELKGEIGICIVEGGIQACGEQIEKGHILVSKVEDTCSISLWPNSHILLFGGIPFPEERHIFWNFVASSKEKIASAKEAWRRKEFPMMPNDATYVPLP
- a CDS encoding FG-GAP repeat domain-containing protein, with translation MSHYLNTQKIKTYLMCNNTLALRMVVSLLLVTILFSCAPEPEKREVVLYENYCASCHLAPEIGNLPKDIWENYVLPDMESRMKIKELYEAPDQAKTGFRPEIKLNDWIALQNYVISLAPEQLPETPLPKQELLSGFRPKILELDDQNGAFFTFLEYEEEDNTMVLGDISGSVKRYDFQSESVAKLFQGETPVTWYNKNKDTEFISEVGILDPSELERGKIILKQGKDTLALNHAFHRPVHNLVEDLNGDGTLEMVVSEFGNETGRLSLLVQKDTGVYDKKVLLNLPGCIRTIAKDMDRDGKLDLVTITSQAWESITILYQKEDLVFEAEKVLEFSSVYGSSWFELVDYNNDGFDDIVTVNGDNADKSYVHKPYHGMRIHLNDGQNNFSEVFFYPLNGATRLIADDFDADGDIDFGLISTFPNYDRAPQLTFVYLENEEADAYRFRTKILEHPNQGRWFLMDKGDVDADGDMDILLSSFTYVFTPVPDNLSKQWAETNVDVLVLENLLN
- a CDS encoding serine hydrolase domain-containing protein codes for the protein MKWFKRILFLLAIIIVLVIVENYPKLTIISGYASKYMASSVLVGDRMPASINTVDLDIPLVNLATTEFVDDSGFAMSNVYGLQERKAIDRKGLGAVLVNKDYEDGEPYLQPNRQQRFDSLPYPLGHLAPKDSIFPEIDYDKLNQAVALPFGNPEVQKTRTLLVLYKGQLLHERYVEGFDATTPILGWSMTKSVLATLYGVLEHQGKLQMDLPAPVAEWENDERKNITLNHLLRMQSGLKWEEDYGKISDVTKMLFLESDMTAAQKAKEAIAAPTEIWNYSSGTSNLLSGILREQFATHQAYLNFPYASLIDKIGAHSMLIEADLEGNYVGSSYGWASTRDWGRLGQLYLNKGQWKDEQLFAPEWVDYITEPTAHSDGTYGAHFWLNSGGIYPDVPKDLYSMNGYQGQYVFMIPSKHLVVVRTGLAEFPEFDINGFLSTLVSAIE
- a CDS encoding peptidoglycan recognition family protein — protein: MHRLGFILVFLLISCSTEMTFVERPIIFDAQRVKLTKEYLKDRYQLERDSITIVPRMIVLHHTVIPTLDKTFEAFNAPTLPNWRPDIENVSGLNVSSQFVVDRDGTIYRLMPETYMARHVIGLNHCAIGVENVGGTPEFPLTKAQVKANIKLVHYLAKKYDIDYLIGHHEYTAFEGHELWLEVDEGYRTKKNDPGDNFMQKVRKATKRLNFKPVPEIKPH